A window of Mycoplasmopsis equigenitalium genomic DNA:
TTTAGTCGTGAAAAAAGCAACGCAAGCAACACATTAATGGCAGTAAATATTATCGACACAAACATATAGAATCGATATTTTTTACTTGTCATTTTAAATATTGCGAACATTGCTTCCTTTCTGGTCAAATTAATGATATGGTACACCCTACAGGGTTCGAACCTGTGACCCATGGATTAAGAGTCCACTGCTCTACCGGCTGAGCTAAGGGTGCATATTGATAATTTAATCTGTGAATAATTATATCTTATAGAATACTATCTAATATTATTTATTATAATTAGCACATGACAAAAATTATAGCATCAAACAATGATAATGGAAGGACAATTTTCAAATTTATTAGCAAATATTTTACAAATTTGCCCCCCAGTTTAATTTATAAAACCTTAAGAAATAAAGATATTAAGGTTAATGGTAAAAGAGTTAGTGACCCTAGAGTGAAAATTAATACTGACGATGTTGTTGAGATTTATCTTAATGAAAACGTAAGTTTTGATAACTACAACAATTTTAAAATTAGAATCGATGTTGTGTATGAAGACAACAACATTTTAATTATTAATAAACCAAAGAATTTAGCAGTGCACGGACAAGGTAATAGTCTTGATGATGCGGTTAAAACATATTTGCATTATAATCAGGAAGACTCGTTTGCACCAAGTCATGTTGGTCGTCTCGATAAGGAAACAACTGGTTTGATTATGTATGCGAAAAACTATAAAACACTTGTAGTACTTAATGAAGAAGTGCATCATATTGATAAAATTTACACCTTTAAGTCAGAGAAAACTTATTATAAAAAGACATATGTTTTAGGAATGATCAAAGATGAAAAGCAGCAAAAAATGATTGTTTCTAATCACCCAGAAGCACAAGAAGCAAAAACAGTTCTTTGAAGCGAAAAAGACAAAAATTTTGCTCAAATTATTACTGGTAAAAAACATCAAATTCGAGTGCTTATGTCACATCTAAAAGATCCGATTTTAGGTGATCGAAAATATGGTGGTAAAATGCGTTCGCGTTTATACTTGCACTGCCATATACTAAAGTTTAATTTAGAAAATTTAAGTTTAAAATATTTAAATGACAAGAGGATAATTTCTAATCCTGAATGGTGAGGTAAAAATGACTAAAATAGATGCTAAAACATTAAAAGCGATCGCCAGCGATCTTTTAATTGATGTTGATGATGATGTTGTGGAAAGTATTATCAAAGAGTTCGCAGGAATTAAAGCTCATTTCGATCTTATCAAGTCGATGAATGTCGAAAATGTCGAGCCAATGTTTTTGGTTGATGAGTCGCCCATTTTATTGATGAGAGAAGATGTAGAAACTGATAATTATTTGAGTAAAGAAACAATCTTAAAAAATGCAAACCGCAAAAATAAAGACTATGTAGTTGTTAAAAAGGTGGTTAAATAATGTTAGTAAAAGGTGATATTAAAAAGGCTTTGAAAGAGCTAAAAAATGACAACAACAACGCAGTTATGGCAGTTTTAAATTATAAAAATTCACACAAGGGAATTTTGGAAAATACCATTTTTACAATCAAAGACGTGTTTGCAACAGATTTTGAAAAAACTCAAGCATCGAGCAAAATTTTGGAAAATTTTGAACCAGGGTATACAGCCGATTGTGTTCGTTTATTGATTGAAGCAGGCGCAACTCCAGTCGCTAAAGTGCACAATGATGAACTAGCACTTGGTGGAACTGGTACCTTTAGTGCTTTTGGTATTGTTAAAAACCCATTAGATTCTACTCGTTATGTAGGGGGCTCTTCGTGTGGAAGTGCTGCAACACTAACAAAGAATATTGGTTTTGCATTAGGTAGTGATACAGGCGATAGTGTTAGATTACCTGCTTCATTTGTTGGTAAAGTTGGTTATAAACCATCATATGGAGCCGTGTCAAGATACGGGATGTTTCCTTATGCTTCAAGCCTTGACACTGTGTCATATTTTGCTCACGATGTAAGTGATATAGCAACCATTTCAAAAGTGCTTTTCAAGGTAACGGGAAACGATATGACAAATCGTGTTGTTAAGGTAGATAAAGTTAAATTATTAAAGCCCAAAAAGATTGCAGTTTTAGATTTTCGCAGTCATCTTGTTCCATACGTAAAAGACGCATTAAATGATTTAACAAGAAAACTAAAATATCAACAAATTTCACTGGATTTTGTTGAATTTGATACAAATATTGCAAACTCAATTAAAGCAGTTTATGACATTATTTCTTATTCAGAGGCAAGTAGTAATTTAGCTAATTTAAATGGAATAGCTTTTGGTAATCGAAAAGAACAAAATGAGTGACAAGATACATATAAACAAACACGTAAATCCGGGTTTGGTAAAATGGTGCAAAGACGTCTTACGCTTGGCTCATTATTTTTAAAAGAAGAAAACCAAAAAGATTTATTTTTACGTGCAGCTAAAGTTAGACGAATTTATAAAGATTATATGAATAAATATTTAGAAAATTATGATTTAGTTATTTATCCCGCTTCAAATGGAATCGCACCAAAATTTGACAGTGAGAAATTAGTGACATTTGTTGACTGGATTTTAACAGGCGCAAATTTAATTGGTAATCCTTCGCTTACAATACCCTTTGGCAAACATAATAACTTACCTTTTAGTTTGGCAATTGATAGTAAATTATATAATGATGAGAAACTACTTAGTTATGCACTTTTTATAGAAAAAGTTATTAATTTTGAAGGAGGTAAATAATGCAATTCGAAACTATTATTGGAATTGAAATTCACCTCGAGTTAAATACAAAAACTAAAATGTTTTCTGGTGCACTCATTGATTTCAATGCCGATCCAAACACTAAGGTAACTCCTATTGAT
This region includes:
- a CDS encoding pseudouridine synthase, which gives rise to MTKIIASNNDNGRTIFKFISKYFTNLPPSLIYKTLRNKDIKVNGKRVSDPRVKINTDDVVEIYLNENVSFDNYNNFKIRIDVVYEDNNILIINKPKNLAVHGQGNSLDDAVKTYLHYNQEDSFAPSHVGRLDKETTGLIMYAKNYKTLVVLNEEVHHIDKIYTFKSEKTYYKKTYVLGMIKDEKQQKMIVSNHPEAQEAKTVLWSEKDKNFAQIITGKKHQIRVLMSHLKDPILGDRKYGGKMRSRLYLHCHILKFNLENLSLKYLNDKRIISNPEWWGKND
- a CDS encoding Asp-tRNA(Asn)/Glu-tRNA(Gln) amidotransferase subunit GatC, which gives rise to MTKIDAKTLKAIASDLLIDVDDDVVESIIKEFAGIKAHFDLIKSMNVENVEPMFLVDESPILLMREDVETDNYLSKETILKNANRKNKDYVVVKKVVK
- a CDS encoding amidase family protein, with translation MLVKGDIKKALKELKNDNNNAVMAVLNYKNSHKGILENTIFTIKDVFATDFEKTQASSKILENFEPGYTADCVRLLIEAGATPVAKVHNDELALGGTGTFSAFGIVKNPLDSTRYVGGSSCGSAATLTKNIGFALGSDTGDSVRLPASFVGKVGYKPSYGAVSRYGMFPYASSLDTVSYFAHDVSDIATISKVLFKVTGNDMTNRVVKVDKVKLLKPKKIAVLDFRSHLVPYVKDALNDLTRKLKYQQISLDFVEFDTNIANSIKAVYDIISYSEASSNLANLNGIAFGNRKEQNEWQDTYKQTRKSGFGKMVQRRLTLGSLFLKEENQKDLFLRAAKVRRIYKDYMNKYLENYDLVIYPASNGIAPKFDSEKLVTFVDWILTGANLIGNPSLTIPFGKHNNLPFSLAIDSKLYNDEKLLSYALFIEKVINFEGGK